One region of Pagrus major chromosome 7, Pma_NU_1.0 genomic DNA includes:
- the mfsd2al2 gene encoding sodium-dependent lysophosphatidylcholine symporter 1-B-like has translation MSGSGGIPLARKLCYAVGGVPYQMTAVAMGVSLQIFLLDVVQMEASYVSMILFVSRAWDAVTDPLIGYLVGRSNWTPIGKLTPWLVLSTPFGVLSYLLLWFLPGGSMSPAVRVLWFLTAACLFETLMSCYNVPYLSLNMFLGGDHRDRDSATAYRMSVEMAAMLLASVIQGQVVAVYNAEKQQACQHVDHETPQSTSSTPIASLQGTQKAFLTSALVMGALFFLCSLVLFLGVTEQRAPLCSDDKVRPPYLTSLKMLMCHIPYQRLVLGFVFSALAFQMSLGNFALFCSHAAGLGAQFQHLLLALLLSASVAVPLWQAVLLRIGKKVTVFIGLSLFIPASTIVVCVPSNLPVFMTMCVLMGFSIATIFLLPWSMLPDVVDDFAARHPSFKDLEPLFFSCYAFCNKLAGGLSVGISTMTLHFVGYRAGACNHGDGVATALVVLFSPVPIALLLTGMVFFRSYPINERQSLQLQEQPSTDR, from the exons ATGAGT GGGTCGGGGGGGATTCCTCTTGCCAGGAAGCTGTGTTACGCTGTGGGTGGGGTCCCGTATCAGATGACCGCAGTAGCTATGGGTGTTTCCCTGCAGATTTTTCTTCTGGATGTTGTGCAG ATGGAGGCCTCCTACGTTTCCATGATCTTATTCGTGAGCCGGGCCTGGGACGCCGTGACGGACCCTCTGATTGGATATCTGGTGGGCCGCAGTAACTGGACACCCATCGGCAAACTCACTCCATG GCTGGTTCTTTCCACTCCGTTTGGTGTCCTGTCCTATCTGCTGCTCTGGTTCCTGCCAGGAGGCTCCATGTCTCCGGCTGTCAGAGTGCTGTGGTTCCTCACAGCGGCCTGCCTGTTCGAGACCCTCATGAGT TGCTACAACGTGCCTTACCTCTCCCTCAACATGTTCCTGGGGGGAgatcacagagacagagactctGCCACAGCCTACA GAATGAGTGTGGAGATGGCGGCGATGCTGTTGGCCTCTGTGATTCAGGGTCAAGTTGTAGCTGTGTACAACGCAGAGAAGCAACAGGCCTGTCAACACGTGGACCATGAGACACCTCAGAGCACATCTTCAACACCGATTGCATCCCTCCAGGGAACG CAAAAGGCTTTCCTGACCTCAGCTCTGGTCATGGGCGCCCTGTTTTTCCTCTGCAGTCTGGTTCTCTTCCTGGGGGTGACGGAGCAGCGGG CACCTCTCTGCTCCGATGACAAAGTACGACCGCCCTACCTGACCTCGCTGAAGATGCTGATGTGCCACATTCCTTACCAACGCCTGGTGCTCGGCTTTGTGTTCAGTGCACTTGCTTTTCAG ATGTCCTTGGGTAATTTTGCACTCTTTTGCAGTCATGCAGCTGGGCTGGGTGCCCAGTTCCAGCACCTCCTGCTGGCTCTGCTG TTGTCTGCCTCAGTAGCGGTTCCTCTGTGGCAAGCGGTTCTTCTGAGAATAGGAAAGAAGGTCACAGTTTTCATCGGACTGTCA CTCTTCATCCCAGCTTCCACTATAGTCGTCTGTGTTCCCAGTAACCTGCCAGTCTTCATGACTATGTGCGTCCTGATGGGGTTCAGCATTGCGACCATATTCCTGCTCCCCTG GTCCATGCTCCCTGATGTGGTGGACGACTTCGCCGCGAGACACCCATCCTTTAAAGACCTGGAgcctctgtttttctcctgttaTGCTTTCTGCAATAAGCTGGCTGGAGGCCTGTCTGTTGGGATCTCAACCATGACATTACA TTTTGTGGGCTACAGAGCGGGTGCCTGTAACCATGGCGACGGAGTGGCGACGGCTCTGGTTGTGTTGTTCTCACCGGTTCCCATCGCGCTGCTGCTGACAGGGATGGTCTTCTTTCGCTCCTACCCAATCAATGAGAGGCAATCTTTACAGCTCCAGGAACAACCGAGTACAGATCGGTAA
- the fam110a gene encoding protein FAM110A, whose product MPVETLQSPARQPGRTAVVATPPRLRPKGPVGPDFYRRFPAAAATPKQSAVERLEADKAKYVKSQVALSKQQPVRAPDMRKPLLSPDTDLRPTRKTQTPTKAKKEEVNLNLEHLTNLISGVNDAAASGDSKAPNGGPCPTPAGVQQKKERPCPPPRPDWSSPAKVRLKASGPARVESSGSPGAPAAGTVRRVDVMPQVRTPSRPPHFIRQPLQPIPLHSQFPLRPATSHLRLFHSRTTPPSPLKPVVAPSKPDNLPSSPAGTPTPAPPHPNLHLLPPPSPAITRLSSSSSRKRPSLTRSKSDMSDRCSRAGTELERFFNLCGLDPADLQEWTGSTSDIVSMARFRSVSAPGSECAGSGKEDEDEEEEEGAGNAAERVPYGVSVIERNARVIKWLYGLRHAKDNASKSTNL is encoded by the coding sequence ATGCCTGTTGAGACTCTTCAAAGCCCAGCGAGGCAGCCGGGGAGGACTGCTGTTGTTGCTACACCACCACGCTTGCGACCCAAAGGGCCAGTGGGGCCGGACTTCTACCGGCGGTTCCCGGCAGCAGCGGCCACACCGAAGCAGAGTGCGGTGGAGAGGCTGGAAGCAGACAAGGCGAAATATGTCAAGAGTCAGGTGGCTCTGTCTAAACAGCAGCCAGTCCGGGCTCCAGACATGAGGAAGCCTCTGCTGAGCCCCGATACTGATCTGAGGCCCACAAGGAAGACTCAGACTCCAACGAAAGCAAAGAAGGAGGAAGTTAATCTCAACTTGGAGCATCTGACTAATCTGATCAGTGGTGTGAATGATGCTGCAGCCTCAGGGGACAGTAAAGCTCCTAATGGTGGTCCTTGCCCCACACCTGCAGGGGTGCAACAGAAGAAGGAGAGACCGTGTCCACCGCCACGTCCCGACTGGTCCAGTCCAGCTAAAGTGAGATTAAAAGCCTCTGGACCTGCCAGGGTGGAGAGTTCTGGCTCTCCTGGAGCTCCAGCTGCAGGGACGGTACGCAGAGTGGACGTCATGCCTCAGGTGAGGACACCCAGCAGACCACCTCACTTCATCCGGCAGCCCCTTCAGCCCATCCCTTTACATTCCCAGTTTCCACTCCGCCCGGCTACCTCACACCTGCGTCTCTTCCACTCCAGAACaacacctccttctcctctgaaACCCGTTGTTGCACCATCGAAACCAGACaacctcccctcctctccagcTGGAACCCCCACCCCGGCTCCACCTCACCCAAACCTCCAtcttctccctcccccctccccagCGATCACCCGtctgtcctcctccagctccaggaAGCGCCCCTCCCTGACCCGGTCCAAATCGGACATGAGCGACCGGTGCTCCCGAGCCGGGACGGAGCTGGAGCGCTTCTTCAACCTGTGTGGTCTGGATCCAGCAGACCTGCAGGAGTGGACCGGATCCACTTCTGACATTGTGTCCATGGCTCGTTTCCGCAGTGTGAGCGCTCCGGGGTCTGAGTGTGCAGGCTCCGGCaaagaggatgaagatgaggaggaggaggagggcgctGGTAATGCTGCTGAGCGTGTTCCCTACGGTGTTTCTGTGATTGAGAGAAATGCAAGAGTGATTAAATGGCTGTACGGACTCCGGCACGCAAAGGACAATGCAAGTAAAAGCACCAACTTGTAG